GAATACTGGGTGATTCCCTATGCCGCTCAGCTGAATTGCCCCGTTATTGCTCAGCTAAATTGCCCCGCTACTTGGAAAGAAGAAGGCAGTTCGTTCTTTTCTTCCAAGTAGTGATTTCAATCCGGATGGTCAGCCGGTCGGCGTTGACTGGGCGAGGAGAAGGGCTTGCGCATTTCGACGGATGGATAGTGATTGTGTCGTCGCGAGTAGCCTGTGAACAAAAAAAATCCTCGTCCTTGCTCTCGATGGTTTCGCGTCGAGGAGGTAGGACGAGGGTGTGTGTAAAGCGATCGCGATTTTAACCGAGAGCCTGGCTTTTTTGTCATCGGAATCGAGAACTGTTTCTCGTTTCGCCCGGACTGGCATCAGGACGATCGCGTTAAGCCGGTTATTCAGCACTACCAGACCACTCTGGACTCGGTCTTGGAGTCCCATCCTGGGTTGCGTGACTGCACGGTTCACTGCGGAATTCGGTTTCTGACGCATCCTCGAAACGCGGGTCGTATCAACCTGCGGTGCCCGTTCGGCTGCCGGGCGCACCATCGTCGGCAGCGTTCGAACCAGCGGAGCGCGGCGTACCACAGGTCGCCGGATGGGAAAAAAGCAAGGTTCCGGCGCGATGGTTGTTCATCCAAGACGAGTCGGAGGGATGCCGAGCCGCAGCCAGGCCAGCCGATTGCGTCGCCCGCCAACTCCGTCGACCCCGGAGAGACTCCAGCGAACGGTGAGTTGCGTTTGGGAGGAGTCGTTCTGGATGAATCGAGCGTGGTGGAGTCTCCCGTACTGCCCTATGTGCGGATGGTCGTGAGTCTGATCGAAGGCATTCAGATGAGTCCGAACCAACTCGGCAATTGGCTCTGTCAAGCGTTGAGACAACACAGCATGGCCCGGCGACGGAGGCTCGACTACGTTCTCGCCTTTCTGAATCAGCACCCGCCGTAGGGACCGAGCGATGAGCGAGAGCGTGGAACTGTCGAGCTTGGACCTGCGGTACCAAGGCCATCGGCTGCGGGACGAGGCTCGCGAAGCGCGCCTGCTGGCGTCGATCGCCGAGCGTGGGATCGAGGATCCGCTGGATGGAGTGGATACACCCGACGGCCGGTTCCTCCTCAACGGCTTCAAACGCTACCGCTGCGCCAAAAAGCTGGGGATTGGGTCCTTGCCGTATCAATCGCTCGCCCAGGACGAAGCCACGGGCATCATTCACCTGATGCGGGTGTCGACGGACAATGCCTTGGGGATTCTGGAACAAGCGCGCTTCGTCGTCGACCTCTTGACCCTGCACGGGATGAGCCTGGCGGAGGTGGCCCAAATGCTGGGGCGCAGCAAGGGCTGGGTCAGCATGCGCCGCAGTCTTCTGGAAGAGATGAGCCAGCCCATCCAGGAGATCCTCTTCCGGGGAGCGTTTCCCGTCTACAGCTACCTGTACACGTTGCGGCCGTTCAGGCGCATGAACGGAATCGATCAGGAGCGGATCGAGCGGTTCATGAAAGTGGTGGCGGGCAAGCGATTGAGCGTGCGGGACATCGATCTGCTGGCAGGGGCTTACTTCCAGGGTCCGGCGTCGCTGCGGGAAGCGATCGAGACCGGCAAGCTGAACTGGTCGCTCGAACAGATGAAAAACGTGCCCGACGACGTTGAGGGCTGCAGCGAATTCGAGCGCCTGCTGCTGAGGGATCTGGAGCTGTTGGGGAATTACCTGCGGCGCGTGATGACCAAGTGCCAGGACGCGCGGCTGAAGAGCCGGGCCTTCCATGCCCAGGCCCATCTGCTCAGTGGTGGTCTGTTGAGCTCCTTCGAATCTTTTCGCGAAAGGATGAAAGAGTTCCATGATCGATGCGGACGTGCGTAATGCCATCCACCAGTTGCATTTGGCGGGAACGTCACTACGCGACATCAGCCGGCAATTCAATGTCAGCCGCAACACCGTGCGGGAGATCGTCCGGCGGCAAGGGGCCATGCCCAACACGGTCCGCAAGGACAAGATCCAAATCGATGCGGACCTGTTGCGGCGACTGTACGACGAATGTGACGGCTGGGTGCAGCGGATGCACGAGAAGCTGGTGGAGGAGGAGAAGATCCAGGTCAGCTATCCCACTTTGACGCGACTGCTGCGCGAGCTGGATCTGGGCCAGTCGCGGTCGGCTCGCTGCGACCACGTACCGGACGACCCAGGCGCGGAAATGCAGCACGACACCTCGGTGTACGTCGTGAAACTGGCGGAGCAGCCAACGCGGGTAGTGGCCAGCCTGCTGTACCTGCGCTACTCGAAGCGGCGGTACTTGAAGTTCTACCGCGTGTTTCCGCGTTTCACGATGAAATGCTTCTTGCACGAGGCGCTGATGTATTGGGGCCACTCGGCCAAGACATGCATCATCGACAACACCAACCTGGCCAGGTTACGGGGGAGCGGAAAACAGGCGGTGATCGTGCCGAAAATGGTGTTCTTCGCCCGGCGCTATGGCTTCGAGTTCTTGTGTCACGCGATCAAGCATGCCAATCGAAAGGCGGGGGAAGAAAGAAGTTTCTGGACCGTCGAGACGAACTTCCTGCCAGGTCGCAGCTTCGAGAGTCTGGAGGATCTCAATCGCCAGGCACTCGAGTGGGCCACGGTCCGCATGCACCATCGGCCCGTGGCCAAGACCGGGCTGATTCCGGCGAATGCCTTCGAGCATGAACGCCGGTACCTGATGGAACTTTCGCCGCTTCTGCCCGCGCCGTACTGTTCGTGCGAGCGCGGCACGGATGAATACGGATTCTTGTCGTTCCAAGGCAACTTCTACTGGGTCCCCGGCACGAAGCGGGAAGACGTGAAAGTGCTGCAATACGCCGACCGGCTGAAGGTGTATCAGCATCGCCAGTGCGTGGCGGAGTACCCGCTGCCGGCGGACGGAGTCAAAAACGGCCGTTTCGCTCCCGAGGGACAACCGGCTCCACGGCATCAGCCCCAGCACCGCAAGCAAAGTTCCGAGCTGGAGGAAAAACGCTTGCGCGCCCTGGGGTTGGACGTCGCGGCCTACGTCGATTACGTGCTGGCAACGCCAGGCATCCAGCGTCACCGCTTCCTGCGAGAACTGTTCGCCCTGAGCCAACAGGTGACGCCGGCCGTGTTCGTGCAGGCCTTGCAGCGGGCCCTGCAGTATCGAGTCGTGCACCTGCAGACCGTGCAGCGCATTGCCTGGCTGTATCTGAGTCAGTGCCCCGGACAGGCGTGCAAGATCGAGGTGGACGAGAGCTATCGCCAGCGACCGGCTTACCTGGAAGGCGCGTTGACCGACGAACCGGACTTGTCGCGCTATGACCAAACCCTGGGCGAGAACAACGACCGCCACCCGCTGGAAAGCGAGGACGAAAAAAATGGATGAGGAATTGCAACAGATTCTCAAGCACCTGCGACTGGGAAGCCTACTGGCGAATTGGGACGAGTTGCTCGGCGAGGCCCGGCGTGGGCGTTTCTCTCACGAGCGGTTGCTCAAACACGTGCTGCAGGCCGAATACCGCGCGAAAGGCGAGCAAGCCCTCGACCGCGGCCATCGCGGCTACTTCATCTCCTTCCCCGAGCTGGTGGCCAAACTGTATGCGTCCCTGGCCGACCATTCGCAAGACAAGTTGCTCCGCAAGTTCTCGTCCTACGACTGCCTGGTGATCGACGAGGTGGGGTACGCGGAAGTGGAACCGACACAGGTGGGGTTGTTCTTCACGTTGATGCAGAAGCGGCATAAGACCAAGACGACGCTGATTACCTCGAATCTGGGCTTTAGCGAGTGGGGATCGTTTCTCAAGAACAAGCATCTGGCATCCGCCTTGTTCGACCGGCTCTCGGCCACCACCCATGTGTTTAACATGAAAGACTGCGTCAGCCTGCGTCCCAAGCTGAACGACGGTGGAGAAAGCGATGCCGCATGACCCGCGACGACTTTCGCCGACGCGCCGACGCGGTGCGAGACGTGCCGCTGGAGACCGTGTTGCAGCTCCGCGCCGCCAGACGTGATCCGCGCGACAGGTCCAAGTGGGACACGGAGCGAGGCCCGCTGTCGGTGACTGGAGCCAAGTTCATCAACTGGCATTGCCATCTAGGTGGCGGCGGGGCGATCGACCTGGTGATGCACCTGGCTGCCGTGGACTGGCGCGAGGCGGTGGTCTGGCTGGAACGGCACGTCACTGGTGGCTATCTCCGGCCCCCCGAGGTCACGCCGTCACCACGTTCGGAAAGGTCGGTGATTGGCCAGCCCCAGTCCGCGCTCCGGTTGCCGCCGCGCGACGATCGGCTGCTCGGGCGGGTGCGAAC
The window above is part of the Verrucomicrobiota bacterium genome. Proteins encoded here:
- a CDS encoding chromosome partitioning protein ParB translates to MSESVELSSLDLRYQGHRLRDEAREARLLASIAERGIEDPLDGVDTPDGRFLLNGFKRYRCAKKLGIGSLPYQSLAQDEATGIIHLMRVSTDNALGILEQARFVVDLLTLHGMSLAEVAQMLGRSKGWVSMRRSLLEEMSQPIQEILFRGAFPVYSYLYTLRPFRRMNGIDQERIERFMKVVAGKRLSVRDIDLLAGAYFQGPASLREAIETGKLNWSLEQMKNVPDDVEGCSEFERLLLRDLELLGNYLRRVMTKCQDARLKSRAFHAQAHLLSGGLLSSFESFRERMKEFHDRCGRA